The region GTGCGTGCCCTTCTCGTAGTCGCGCCACAGGCTGCCGGTGAGGTAGCCGCGCACGACGACCTCCACGGAGAAGGGCTCGCAGGCGCGGGCCACCGTGACGTTCGCGTCCGGCACGTCGAGGACGTGGTTGGGGCAGATGTGCTTCGTGCGCTCGAACCAGAACGCCGCCAGTCGGTTGAGCACCTCGCCCTTGAAGGGGATGGAGGTGAGCACGTGGTCGAACGCGGAGAGCCGATCGCTCGTCACCAGGACGAGCTGATCGCCTCGGCGGTACGTGTCGCGGACCTTGCCGCGGTACGGCTGGCCGAGTGCCGGCAAGTCCGTCTGCCGAAGCGTGTGCTGGAGCTGCGCGTGGAGTGCGGAGGTGTTCACGTCGATGCGCCTCGTGGCCGTCTCTTCCAGAGGAAGATGGGCCCGGTTCTGGAGGCGCGCGACTCTACTGGTTGCCGGTCGCCATGGAAGCGGGACCGTAGGCGGCAGCCAGGTAGAGGAAAGACGGATTGATACGCAGGATGCCATCCACGTAAGCGACCGCGTACGGCGCGCCCTGGGCTCGGTCCACCTGCACGGCGCCCGCGGGGTGGATGCCCCAGAGGGCAAGCAGCGTGCGCGCCACCAACTCGGCTGACTCCCGCTCGGACAGGCCCTGCAGGCTCTCGCGGCGATCCTCGGACCAGCGGTCTCCCGCACGGCCGTCGAAGACGAACTGGAGCGAGCCGCCCGCGTCCGGCGCCTGGAGCAGGTCCGTGCGCGCGTCGAAGCCCGGCGCCGCCACGAACTCGCCTTCCTGACTGATGGGGAACAGCACCAGGCCCTGCGCGGACTGCCCGGCCTCCGCCTCCGACTGGCGAGCGATGTCGCGGAACATCTCCAGGCGCGTGCCGGGCGACTCGAACTCCACCGCCTCCGGTGCGCTGGTCAGGGCTTGACGGGCGTTCATCGCGGGCCGCACAGGAGTGCCCGCGCCGCCACACGCGGTGAGGACGAACAGCGACAGGAGCAAGCCAGGGGCCCAGCGACTCATTCGCAGGAATATACCGATCACTCCCACGCGCCACCAGCTAAACTCGGAGGCATGCGTCCGGGTGAGTACCTGACCGTTGTTCTTCATCAGACGCGATCACCCGAGAACATGGGTGCCGTCGCCCGGGTCATGGCCAACTTCGGCTTCTCCCGGCTCATTTTGTCCGATCCCGTCATCACCTCGTTCCGCGGGGCCGAGCGGCTCGCCGTGAAGAGTGAGCACTTGCTCGAGGCGATGACCGTGGTGCGCGATCTGCCAGAGGCGCTCACTGACTGCGTGTACGCGGTGGGCACCACGTCTCGCACCCAACTCGAGGGGCGGTCGGCGCTGACCCCCGAAGAGGCGGTGCGGCGGCTGGCGGAGGAGAGTCGGCGGGGACGCGTGGCGCTCGTCTTCGGCGGCGAGCAGCGAGGCATGTCGGACGAGGAGCTGTCCAAGTGCGAGGACGTGCTCGCCATCCCCACGTGTGATGTGCAGCCGTCCATGAACCTGGCGCAGTCCGCGGCGGTGCTGATGTACCTCTGCCACCGTCAGGGGTTGGAGCTGCCCGCGGAGCCGGCGCCCGAGCCGGGCGCGCGCCTGGGCACGTTGAACGCGTTGGGCCAGCGCATGCGTGAGGTGCTGCTGCAGGCGGACTTCCTCAACCCGGAGGCGCCGCACCACGTGCTGAACGAGCTGAACCTGAGTCTGATGCGAGCGAAGCTGACCCAGCGCGAGGCGGAGTTGTGGCTCAACGCCTTCAAGCACCTGGGCCGCGCGGTGGCCCGGGACGCCGCCCGCTGAGGCGGGGACGTCCCGGCGCCGCGAGACGCGGGAACGACGGGGCCTGATTTAGGCCGCCGCCTCCTTCTTGTACGTCTCGTTGTAGTGCTTCTCGCACAGGCCGCCCTTCATCGTCTTGGTGCGGCACTCCGCCTTGGAGCAGACGCGGTAGCGCGAGTGGGGCAGCTCGCCCTGGCGCCACTTCTTGAAGTGGAAGAAGCAGTAGCTCTTGGCGCGGTAGGGGCGCTTGCAGCCCTCCACGGTGCACGCCTTCTTGCCGCTGCCCTTGGCGGTGCGCGGCCAGTGGGTGAGCTTCTTGGTCGTCTGGGTGGCCTCAGCCATTGTGCACTTCTCCTGCGAAACGTTGCGCGTGACCCGCGGCGCCACGTCGGAGGGACGCGTCGCCGAGTATGAAAAAGGCGCACTGTGTATCGCCCGAGGAACCGGAACGCAAGGAGGCTGGCAGCCCAGGAGCCGCCTCACCGGGCCGTCCGTCAGGGCTCGGGCGGATCATCCTCGGCGTCGTCGGGCGAGGCGCGGAACGCCTCTCCGCCTGGATGGAAGGCGCGGGCCCGGGGGACGGGGGACAACAGGTCCTCCAGCACGGAGCTGGAGCGCGTAGGGCGGCGGGGCGCGGGCGGCGCCGTCGCCATGGCCTGGGCGGGCGAGGGCTCCTCGGGCGGCATCTCCTCCAGCTTCACGCGCACCCGGAGCGGGTGGCCCAGCCGGCGCACCTGGAGCCGGACGCGGTGGCCCACGCCTCGGGCGGCCACCTGCCAGCGCATGGTGTGGGCGCGTGAGACGGTGCGCCGGTCCAGCCGAGTGATGACGTCACCCACGCGCAGGCCGGCGGCGGCCCCGGGCCCCCCCTCGATGACGTCCGTCACCACCACGCCCCGCCCCTGGGGCAGGTTGAACGCGGCGGCCACCTCGGGCGAGTAGTCCTGCACACTGATGCCCAGCCAACCTCGGCGCATGCGCCCCCGGGCCTTCAGGTGCGGAATCACCGTCTTGGCGATGTCGATGGGGATGGCGAAGCCGATGCCCTGGCCCGCCACGTTGACGGCGTTGGCCACCGCGACCACGTCCCCGTGGATGTCCAGCACCGGGCCCCCCGAGTTGCCCGGGTTGATGGAGGCGTCCATCTGGATGTAGTCGAAGTCGCCGTCGCGGCCGTTGGGCGTCACGTCCGTGCGGCCCAGGTAGCTCACCACGCCCACCGTCACCGAGTGCGCCAGCCCGAAGGGGTTGCCGATGACGACGATCCAATCAGCCACGCGCACGTGCGACGCGGAGGCGAGCTTCAGCACGGGCAGCTTGCGGGGCGCGGAGATTTTCAGGAGCGCGCAGTCCGTGCGCGGATCCTCGCCCACCACGCGCGCGGGGAACTCCTCGGGATAGCCCCGCGTGTCGAGCACGGAGATGAGGACCTCCGTGGCGCCCTCCACGACGTGCGCGCTGGTGAGGATGTATCCGTCCGGGTGGATGATGAAGCCCGAGCCGATGCCCTTCTGGGGCTCCTCACCGGACACGACGGACTCGGTGGTGGCCTGGCGTGTGGTGATGGACACCACGGCCGGCATCGCCCGCCTCGCCACGTCGCTGATGATGGAGCGCTGTCGATTCAGCGCGCGATGGGGGGCCTCCACCCACAGCGGGCGCGAAGCCCACGCGGGCGCGCCCACCGCGACGAGTAGCGCGGCCACTCCGATGAGGCCCTTGACTCGGGTCCAGCCCATACCGCCTCCACCCAGCCACCGACAGCGCGAAGCTAAGGAGCGGTGGGGAAGAGCGGAAGCGGCCAGGCGGGGCCAGTGGCGTGCTGCTTACTTCTTCTGAGCGATGATGCGGTTGATTGCCGCACGATCCTCGGCGGTGATGCGCTCACGCGGCGCCGCGGGCTCGGCCTTCTTGTGGGTGGAGACCGCATCCTTCGCGTCGTCGATGGCGTCCTCGAGCCCGCCCTTCATCTTGTCCATCGTCGAGGGGTTCACGGTGCGCTTCCACGCGCGCTCCATGTGCTCGAGCGGGGAGCGTCCGTCCACGCGGCCTTGAGCCAGGAAGACGCCCAGTCCCACCGCGCACGCCGTCCAGACGATGAACTTCAAGGCACCCATGTTTCACATCCTCCTACCTCGTCATACAGGAGCGGGTGCGGGTTGGCGAGTTTCCGACCGGGGGGCAGGGAGTCGCTGACAGGCCGGAGACAGCCCCCTAATGTCCGGGGCCTTGCAGCCGGAAGAACTCTTCAGGGCCGCCCAACAGCGGGCGGCGGGAATGAATGTGGGCCCGGGGACCGTGGCGCTGGAGCGCGTGCGGACCTCGGCCTCGGCGTTGTTCGCTCGCATCCCGGAGCCGCCCGTGTACCGCCGTGCCGAGGATCCCTCGCGCAAGGCGGCGCAGGCGCTGCTGCCGGACGTGGAGCGCGTGCTCGCCGAGGCGTTGGCCGTGGCGCGAGAGCCCGCGGTGTCTCCGCTGGTGGATCGCCTCATCGAGGCACTGCGCGCGCATGGCGAGGCGTTGGTGCACACGGCGGACGGGCGCCTGGAGGCGGCCGAGCTGGCGTGGCGGCGCGCGCAGGACCTGGAGCGCTCGGCGCATCCCACGCGGCAGATGGTGACGCAGCCGTCGCGGCCGCCGCCGGTGTTCGACAAGGAGTCGGGCCAGTCGCGGTTCGACCCGCGCCCCGCGCCGCAGGCGAGCGTGAAGCTGGTGTGCCCCAACACGGGCTGCAAGCGGATGGGGGACTACGCATTCCTGGCGAGCCACGCCTACCACCGCTTCATCTGCCCTGTGTGTCGCACGCCGTTCCTGGCGTACTTCGGGGAGCTGCGCGGACTCGAGGTGGAGGTGCGCAGCAGCTCCAAGCGCTACCGCTTCACGGTGGACGAGGTGGGCACAGGGGCCACCACGCGCATCGACTTCGAGGAGGCGAGCGGGCAGGAGTTCCCCGCGGCGCGGCGCGACCTGCTCGCGTTCCTCTACACGGAGCAGCGCGAGCTGAAGGTCGTGGTGAACCTCACCAACGGCAAGCTCATGTGGGTGAGCCCGGCGTCGTCGTGCTTCGTGGCGACGGCGGCATTCGGAGCGGGCGCGCCGGAGCTGCTGGCGTTCCGGGCGTACCGTGACGAGGTGCTGCGGAAGAGCCGGCTCGGTCGAGGGTTCATCCGGGGCTACTATCGATTTGGACCGTCCGTGGCGGACTGGGTGGTTCGCCGCCCCGGTGTGCGGGCAGGAGTGCGCTGGGCGCTGGTGCGGGTGCACCGCCGCCTCACGAGGAGCGAACGCGCGTGACAGATGCAGGGACCGAGGAAGCGAAGCCGCCAGACCGTCGCGGTGACGCCGTGAAGACCGTGCTGACGGTGGTGGCGGTGCTGGGGATGGCGGCGGTGGCCTTCCTCGGGGTCCGCGAAGCGCAGCGGGCTCGGTTGGCGCCGGATGGCACGTCCGCGCCCACCCTGCAGATGCGCAAGCATGACGGCGGCACGCTGTCGCTGGCGGACCTGCACGGCAAGGTGGTGATGCTCGACTTCTGGGCGACGTGGTGCCCGCCGTGTCGCGAGGAGATGCCGTCGCTGGTGAAGCTGGCGAAGGAGTACGAGTCGAAGGGGCTCGTCTTCGTCGCCGCGAACCGCGATGACGACGCGACCGCCGCGCAGGAGGTGGACTACTTCCTGCGGCGCTTCCAGCCCGGGTTGGCGCCGCATGTCGTGTACGCGCCGGACGAGCTGGCGGCCGAGTTCCAGGTGAACGCGCTGCCGACGCTCTACTTCCTCGATCGCGACGGCAAGGTGACGGACGCCCAGCGCGGCATGCTGTCCGAGGACGCGCTCCGACGCCGCATCGAGCGCGCGCTGGAGTAGTGAGTCGCGGCGAGTCGCAACGAAGGCTCGCCGCGATGCGCCCGCCTCTCAGCAAGGAGGAGGCTGGCGGAGCGCCGGTGGTTGTCCGAGGCGGCGCTCCGAGCCCTCATGGAGCGCGCTGCAGTGCAGTGTGGCTCAATCCGGGAGCGCGCTCCGCTGCGCCGCGCCCGTCTCCTGAGATGAGCTTTGCCGGCTGAGCACGCGAGTGTCCTCGCCTCGCGGGTTTCAGCGCGATGCCCCGCTGGGGCGCTGCACCCGGGACGCGTTGATGCGGTGCACGGCGCTGCGAGATCCGTTCTCGAAGTGGCGCTCACATCTGTCCTCGCCGCGGGTTACTTCCCGGGAGTCGCAGGTGCCTTCTTGTCCGTACCCGTCGACGGCTGCGGCCCCGTGGACTTGTCCGTGCTCGGAGCCGGCGCCTTCTTGTCCGTGCTCGTCGGCGGCTGCGGCGGCGAGGACTTGTCGGTGCTCGGAGCCGGCGCCTTCTTGTCCGTGCCCGTCGGCGGCTGCGGCGCCGTGGACTTGTCGGTGCCCGTGGCGGGCGGTGTCTGCCCCGGCTGGATGACCGTCTCGCGCGGTGCCGTTTCGATCTCGGACTTCACGAGGCGGAAGTCGACGCGCCGGTTCTTCGCGCGACCGAGCGCCGTGTCGTTGGTCGCGATGGGCTTGTCGAAGCCGAAGCCTCGCGACGTCATGCGCTTGCGATCGATACCCTTGCCCGCCAGGTAGTCGAGCACGGAGCGAGCGCGCCGGTTCGACAGGTCGACGTTGAGCGCGCGCGAGCCTCGGTTGTCCGTGTGCCCTTCAATCTGCACCGGCCCCAGCGTGGGGTTCTTGCGCAGCACCGTGGCCACCTCATCGAGCAGTGGATACGACTGCTTCTGGATGATGGCCGAGCCCGTCTCGAACAGGATGTTGCCCTTGATGCGGATGCGGTCGGACTCGACGATGACGTAGGGCGGCGAGTCGAACGGGCAGCCGTTGTTCTCGGGCGGGCCGGCCACATCGGGACAGTCGTCCTCGCCGTCCGGGACCTCGTCC is a window of Myxococcaceae bacterium JPH2 DNA encoding:
- a CDS encoding RNA methyltransferase, which codes for MRPGEYLTVVLHQTRSPENMGAVARVMANFGFSRLILSDPVITSFRGAERLAVKSEHLLEAMTVVRDLPEALTDCVYAVGTTSRTQLEGRSALTPEEAVRRLAEESRRGRVALVFGGEQRGMSDEELSKCEDVLAIPTCDVQPSMNLAQSAAVLMYLCHRQGLELPAEPAPEPGARLGTLNALGQRMREVLLQADFLNPEAPHHVLNELNLSLMRAKLTQREAELWLNAFKHLGRAVARDAAR
- a CDS encoding vegetative protein, yielding MAEATQTTKKLTHWPRTAKGSGKKACTVEGCKRPYRAKSYCFFHFKKWRQGELPHSRYRVCSKAECRTKTMKGGLCEKHYNETYKKEAAA
- a CDS encoding trypsin-like peptidase domain-containing protein; this translates as MGWTRVKGLIGVAALLVAVGAPAWASRPLWVEAPHRALNRQRSIISDVARRAMPAVVSITTRQATTESVVSGEEPQKGIGSGFIIHPDGYILTSAHVVEGATEVLISVLDTRGYPEEFPARVVGEDPRTDCALLKISAPRKLPVLKLASASHVRVADWIVVIGNPFGLAHSVTVGVVSYLGRTDVTPNGRDGDFDYIQMDASINPGNSGGPVLDIHGDVVAVANAVNVAGQGIGFAIPIDIAKTVIPHLKARGRMRRGWLGISVQDYSPEVAAAFNLPQGRGVVVTDVIEGGPGAAAGLRVGDVITRLDRRTVSRAHTMRWQVAARGVGHRVRLQVRRLGHPLRVRVKLEEMPPEEPSPAQAMATAPPAPRRPTRSSSVLEDLLSPVPRARAFHPGGEAFRASPDDAEDDPPEP
- a CDS encoding TlpA family protein disulfide reductase; the protein is MAAVAFLGVREAQRARLAPDGTSAPTLQMRKHDGGTLSLADLHGKVVMLDFWATWCPPCREEMPSLVKLAKEYESKGLVFVAANRDDDATAAQEVDYFLRRFQPGLAPHVVYAPDELAAEFQVNALPTLYFLDRDGKVTDAQRGMLSEDALRRRIERALE